The following proteins are co-located in the Paludibaculum fermentans genome:
- a CDS encoding AI-2E family transporter codes for MQIPVVLATVLLVMVLLYLGRVFFITLISAILLAFLLEPIVNLGMRFRIPRGASSFLACTFMLGILYLMGLGLWTQVVGLWEDLPTYSKRVTELVDAAAQQLEGVEKTAQELLVPKRLREAQPQPQPEQPKSASKKRRTTPAQPDQPPPIQEVRIRQDDSQLVAVIYSHLSDFYDAALMASFVPFLVYFLLSWRDHFRRSVLQIIATDSKRENIQRAWDGIANVARAYLVGNFLLGLVLAAASAVFFWFVKLPYWQVVGPLSGFLSLIPYLGMPLAVIPPFVAALPVYSGLSAYLIIGATTALFHLIALNLLYPKLVGARVHLNPLVVTVALMLWYLLWGGAGLILAIPITAGLKAAFENIPSLRGIGRILGD; via the coding sequence ATGCAGATCCCGGTGGTCCTGGCCACCGTGCTTCTGGTCATGGTGCTGCTCTATCTGGGCCGCGTCTTTTTCATCACCCTGATCTCGGCGATTCTGCTGGCCTTTCTGCTGGAGCCCATCGTCAATCTCGGCATGCGTTTCCGCATCCCGCGCGGCGCCTCCAGCTTCCTGGCCTGCACCTTCATGCTGGGCATCCTCTACCTGATGGGCCTGGGCCTGTGGACCCAGGTGGTGGGCCTGTGGGAAGACCTGCCCACTTACAGCAAGCGCGTCACGGAACTGGTGGATGCCGCCGCCCAACAACTGGAAGGGGTCGAGAAGACGGCGCAGGAACTGCTGGTGCCCAAGCGCCTGCGCGAGGCCCAGCCTCAGCCGCAACCGGAGCAGCCCAAGTCCGCCAGCAAGAAGCGCCGGACCACGCCGGCGCAGCCCGACCAGCCACCACCCATCCAGGAAGTGCGAATCCGCCAGGACGACAGCCAGCTCGTCGCGGTCATCTACTCCCACCTCAGCGACTTCTACGACGCCGCGCTGATGGCTTCGTTTGTCCCCTTTCTCGTCTACTTCCTGTTGAGCTGGCGCGACCACTTCCGCCGCAGCGTCCTGCAGATCATCGCTACCGACAGTAAGCGCGAGAACATCCAGCGCGCCTGGGACGGCATCGCGAATGTGGCCCGCGCCTACCTCGTCGGCAACTTCCTGCTGGGCTTGGTGCTCGCCGCCGCCAGTGCGGTCTTCTTCTGGTTTGTGAAACTACCCTACTGGCAGGTAGTCGGCCCCTTGAGCGGCTTCCTGAGCCTAATTCCCTACCTCGGCATGCCGCTGGCGGTGATCCCGCCGTTTGTCGCCGCACTGCCGGTCTACTCGGGACTGAGCGCGTACCTGATCATCGGAGCCACCACTGCGTTGTTCCATCTGATCGCCCTGAACCTGCTCTACCCCAAACTCGTCGGAGCCAGGGTCCACCTGAATCCGCTGGTGGTCACCGTGGCGCTGATGCTCTGGTATCTCCTGTGGGGCGGAGCCGGCCTGATCCTGGCAATCCCGATTACGGCAGGACTGAAAGCCGCCTTCGAAAACATCCCGTCCCTGCGCGGGATTGGGCGGATCCTGGGGGATTAG
- a CDS encoding DUF5655 domain-containing protein, with protein MSIVDQAQQTQLRNIQAKTGKTLDELKALVAASGLAKHSEILAMLKKELGLGHGDANAVAHFALKAATTPAGAKPAATGGDAVLDEIYTGPKAPLRPIHDKLMARIHEFGDFEIAPKKGYVSLRRKKQFAMIGPATNTRVEVGLNLKDVPGTARLEQQPPKGMCSHKVKVTDPAEVDSELIGWLRMAYDGAA; from the coding sequence ATGAGCATCGTCGATCAGGCGCAGCAGACACAGCTTCGGAACATCCAGGCAAAGACCGGCAAGACATTGGACGAGCTCAAAGCCCTGGTCGCCGCCAGCGGCCTGGCCAAACACAGCGAGATCCTCGCCATGCTCAAGAAGGAGCTCGGCCTGGGTCACGGAGACGCCAACGCCGTGGCCCACTTTGCGCTGAAAGCCGCCACTACGCCCGCTGGGGCCAAACCGGCGGCGACAGGCGGCGATGCGGTTCTGGACGAGATCTACACCGGCCCCAAAGCGCCGCTGCGGCCCATCCACGACAAGCTGATGGCCAGAATCCATGAATTCGGCGACTTCGAAATCGCCCCCAAGAAGGGCTATGTCAGCCTGCGCCGCAAGAAGCAGTTCGCCATGATCGGACCGGCGACCAACACACGAGTGGAGGTCGGCCTGAACCTGAAGGACGTGCCCGGCACGGCTCGGCTGGAGCAGCAGCCGCCCAAGGGCATGTGCAGCCACAAGGTCAAAGTGACGGATCCCGCGGAGGTGGATTCCGAACTGATTGGCTGGCTCCGCATGGCCTACGACGGAGCCGCCTGA
- a CDS encoding tetratricopeptide repeat protein, translating into MKPLLLSLMTAAMLAAQTAEPPRLEIVLSLNGRDGATIQPGEALIAAATFLSTEQTRERAATATLTLWTPDGTQIEHGMRERESTVSLTEGQELVLRVWTVSPEVTTNLAPGEYLAWLETEGQPPAQARIKVEASIPADDADHQALRHLILSHWLQLEAQFDQALAQAEELITLQPGNLAARIRKADVLIAAGRLEEALPVLDDAELQYHALNPEGAHPPRLIQLRQQKVLNALGRGDDTLDGVSSGKP; encoded by the coding sequence ATGAAACCGCTACTTCTTTCACTCATGACTGCCGCCATGCTGGCGGCGCAAACCGCGGAACCGCCGCGGCTGGAGATTGTGCTCTCCCTCAACGGCCGGGACGGCGCTACCATCCAACCGGGCGAGGCGCTGATCGCTGCCGCCACGTTCCTTTCGACGGAACAAACGCGGGAGCGTGCCGCCACGGCGACACTCACCCTCTGGACGCCCGACGGCACGCAAATCGAGCACGGCATGCGGGAGCGCGAATCCACCGTCAGCCTCACGGAAGGCCAGGAACTGGTTCTCCGCGTCTGGACCGTGTCGCCCGAGGTGACCACCAACCTCGCACCCGGCGAGTATCTCGCCTGGCTGGAAACCGAGGGCCAGCCCCCGGCCCAGGCCCGCATCAAGGTCGAAGCATCCATCCCCGCCGACGATGCCGACCACCAGGCCCTGCGGCATCTGATCCTGTCCCATTGGCTGCAGCTCGAGGCCCAGTTTGACCAGGCCCTCGCACAGGCCGAGGAGCTGATCACGCTCCAGCCCGGCAATCTCGCCGCGCGCATCCGCAAGGCGGACGTGCTGATCGCCGCCGGCCGGCTGGAAGAGGCCCTGCCCGTATTGGACGATGCCGAGTTGCAGTACCATGCCTTGAATCCGGAGGGCGCTCACCCGCCCAGGCTGATTCAACTACGTCAACAAAAGGTCTTGAATGCACTGGGGCGAGGGGATGATACTCTGGACGGGGTTTCCAGTGGGAAACCCTGA
- a CDS encoding amidohydrolase family protein, translated as MNRRQFLGAAATMQTLPAQPQSIPIIDTHVHLFDPRRPGGIPWPAKDDTALYKPALPDRYRAVATPFGIRGAIEVEASPRREDNDWVLETIQDEPLFVGTIGNLEPAEPGFAHTLQTYLRNPLFLGIRYGNLWSRDLGASLAKPDFVAGVKSLAAAGLILDTANPTPALLADVVRLTDAVPNLRVMLDHLPQLASPTKPAERRAYDATVRQLTQRPQVFVKVSSVLRRVDSKVPTDPAFYKPRLDELWAQFGEDRLVYGSDWPNSDHWAEYPQVFRIVDDYFRKKGPEAAAKYFWKNSKTAYRWKKRSNDQPGD; from the coding sequence ATGAACCGCAGGCAGTTCCTTGGCGCCGCCGCAACGATGCAGACCTTGCCCGCCCAGCCCCAGTCCATCCCGATCATCGACACGCACGTGCACCTGTTCGATCCGCGCCGTCCAGGCGGTATCCCCTGGCCGGCCAAGGACGACACGGCACTCTATAAGCCCGCCCTGCCTGACCGCTACCGCGCCGTTGCCACACCCTTCGGCATTCGAGGCGCCATTGAAGTGGAAGCCAGCCCGCGGCGGGAGGACAACGACTGGGTTCTTGAGACCATTCAGGACGAACCACTGTTCGTCGGCACCATTGGCAACCTCGAGCCGGCCGAGCCCGGCTTCGCGCACACTCTGCAGACTTACCTCAGGAACCCGCTCTTCCTCGGCATCCGCTACGGCAACCTCTGGTCGCGCGATCTCGGCGCCTCTCTCGCGAAACCGGACTTCGTTGCAGGTGTAAAAAGCCTGGCCGCCGCCGGCCTGATCCTCGACACCGCCAATCCGACCCCCGCCCTGCTCGCCGATGTCGTCAGACTCACCGACGCAGTACCGAACCTGCGCGTCATGCTCGATCACCTGCCGCAACTCGCCAGCCCCACTAAACCGGCGGAGCGCCGCGCGTACGACGCAACGGTCCGGCAACTCACCCAGCGGCCCCAGGTCTTCGTAAAGGTATCCAGCGTTCTGCGCCGCGTCGACAGCAAGGTCCCCACGGATCCGGCCTTCTACAAACCGCGCCTCGACGAACTGTGGGCGCAGTTTGGCGAGGACCGCCTGGTCTACGGCAGCGACTGGCCCAATAGCGATCATTGGGCCGAATACCCGCAGGTGTTCCGGATCGTGGACGATTACTTCCGCAAGAAGGGCCCGGAAGCCGCCGCGAAGTATTTCTGGAAAAACTCCAAGACCGCCTATCGCTGGAAGAAACGAAGTAACGATCAGCCTGGGGATTGA
- a CDS encoding methyltransferase domain-containing protein — translation MNWRPQPPSSSTTSSSNVPAGARRSYALESLTNLLRTQEGLQILDLGGLNQANLDFVTGLGHRLYAEDIVKACDSFFTKQEFANKHFDSHRIAQFIDQTFDFPDQSSDGALVWDVLQFLPNPIAQAVLDRLYRILAPDSFLLAFFHPESGGPAAKPHSCRIIDAKHLMFMPRESARTIELYTTRSIERFFHQFAAVKFFLTRENLQEVIVKR, via the coding sequence ATGAACTGGCGCCCTCAGCCGCCATCTTCCAGCACTACCTCCTCTTCGAATGTTCCGGCAGGAGCGCGGCGATCTTACGCCCTGGAAAGCCTGACTAATCTCCTGCGCACGCAGGAAGGGCTCCAGATCCTCGATCTCGGCGGACTGAACCAGGCCAATCTCGATTTCGTGACTGGCCTGGGCCACCGCTTATACGCCGAAGATATCGTGAAGGCCTGCGATTCCTTCTTCACCAAGCAGGAGTTCGCAAACAAACACTTCGACTCGCACCGCATCGCGCAGTTCATCGACCAGACCTTCGACTTCCCCGATCAGTCCTCTGACGGCGCGCTCGTCTGGGACGTGCTCCAGTTTCTGCCGAACCCCATCGCCCAGGCCGTGCTGGACCGCCTCTACCGCATCCTCGCCCCGGATTCCTTCCTGCTGGCCTTCTTCCATCCGGAATCGGGCGGCCCGGCGGCCAAACCGCACTCCTGCCGCATCATCGATGCCAAACACCTGATGTTCATGCCGCGCGAATCGGCCCGCACCATAGAGCTCTACACGACTCGCTCCATCGAACGCTTCTTCCATCAGTTCGCGGCAGTCAAGTTCTTCCTCACGCGCGAGAACCTGCAGGAAGTCATCGTCAAGCGTTAA
- a CDS encoding bactofilin family protein: protein MWNRNKKEEDIQYRPSSPAPSASEQSREAIPVSAYPTRQTEYGSARVTASIGKSLVINGHIQGKEDLVIDGRLDGNVDLPENRLTVGATGHVQGGIRAREIVVVGTVQGNMEASERVEIKKGARVIGDLKAQRPVIEDEAYFKGNVETIRIDTPKPAPKPQQPAPPIVDAQAAPETKPEIKRG, encoded by the coding sequence ATGTGGAACCGCAATAAAAAGGAAGAAGACATCCAGTACCGGCCTTCGTCGCCGGCGCCCTCTGCATCGGAGCAAAGCAGAGAGGCGATTCCGGTGAGCGCCTATCCCACGCGGCAAACCGAATACGGTTCCGCCCGGGTGACCGCCTCCATCGGCAAGAGCCTCGTGATCAACGGGCACATTCAGGGCAAGGAAGACCTTGTCATCGACGGGCGCCTGGATGGCAACGTCGACTTGCCGGAGAACCGGCTCACTGTAGGCGCCACCGGCCATGTGCAGGGTGGAATCCGCGCCCGCGAGATCGTGGTTGTCGGCACCGTGCAGGGCAATATGGAAGCCAGCGAACGCGTCGAGATCAAAAAGGGCGCGCGCGTGATTGGCGATCTCAAAGCCCAGCGGCCCGTCATCGAGGACGAAGCCTACTTCAAGGGCAACGTCGAAACCATCCGCATCGATACGCCCAAGCCCGCACCCAAACCCCAACAGCCCGCGCCGCCCATTGTGGATGCGCAGGCCGCGCCTGAAACCAAACCGGAGATCAAGCGCGGATGA
- a CDS encoding GAF domain-containing protein, translating into MSKAKDLEARLERLEQQLGVYQRVSRLMVRELSLADTLQAIVKLVHDFTDCDSCLLYLLDREELVLCATSSPHPSQIGTVRLKLSEGLTGWVARERKLLALGMEAYKDARFKAFSELPEDTYESFLSSPVIARNRVVGVINVQHRTPHRHTGAEMELLTTIGEQVGCLLVLARMSPSAIEDANHVELVRSHGHIARRGEDEEKG; encoded by the coding sequence GTGTCAAAAGCGAAGGATCTGGAAGCGAGACTCGAACGGCTTGAGCAGCAGTTGGGCGTCTACCAGCGGGTAAGCCGTCTGATGGTGCGCGAATTGAGCCTGGCCGATACTCTGCAAGCCATCGTCAAGCTGGTCCACGATTTCACAGACTGTGATTCGTGCCTGCTGTATCTTCTGGACCGCGAAGAACTTGTTCTCTGCGCTACCTCCAGCCCGCATCCGTCGCAGATCGGAACGGTACGCTTGAAACTCAGCGAGGGTCTGACGGGGTGGGTCGCCCGCGAGCGCAAGTTGCTGGCTCTCGGCATGGAAGCCTATAAGGACGCTCGGTTTAAGGCGTTCTCGGAACTGCCGGAGGACACCTACGAGTCGTTTCTTTCTTCTCCGGTGATTGCCCGAAATCGAGTAGTGGGCGTGATCAACGTGCAGCACCGCACCCCGCACCGCCACACGGGCGCGGAGATGGAACTGCTTACGACAATTGGAGAACAGGTGGGGTGTCTGCTGGTGCTGGCGCGAATGTCGCCCAGCGCCATTGAAGATGCAAACCACGTGGAACTGGTCCGCTCTCATGGGCACATTGCACGGCGGGGGGAAGATGAAGAGAAAGGTTGA
- a CDS encoding WD40/YVTN/BNR-like repeat-containing protein → MKRKVEDLSQASRRAFLAGACGFGIAAGQEPKAPPKAEAKKGPGDVAEGMYSARPGELPAGHIARADASTKPYGGMRWRMQYQFDQDDTDVVLNDLRFASAERGIAVGGMVRKGRDENFALVTRDGGLHWTQVKMKDLPYSLFLLDESRYFCVCQGSLWYSNESGVSWEKRKLPKAKKGSEVARVHFIDDKNGWAFGAGLAVYRTVDGGMSWTEVPEANELKLKPENTEWAWMNWIGPKTGILVGTSSAPPPEGSRLPDWMIPERAMRRRAIPGSTIVLETRDSGATWKGSMVSSFGHVVRMRGGLQAMTLFQYGESMDFSSEVYVVNLRGGSNRPYFRRKDVFVYDAVPLAQGGSLVAAIETRGRMRTSPIPGKLRIFQDTGSEWREMRVDYHASGVRAVLAYVDDNHIWAATSEGVILKLG, encoded by the coding sequence ATGAAGAGAAAGGTTGAAGACCTCTCCCAGGCGAGCCGCCGGGCTTTCCTGGCGGGGGCCTGTGGATTCGGGATCGCGGCCGGCCAGGAGCCCAAGGCGCCGCCCAAGGCCGAGGCGAAAAAGGGGCCCGGTGATGTCGCGGAGGGCATGTACTCCGCGCGGCCGGGTGAACTGCCCGCGGGCCACATTGCGCGGGCCGACGCATCCACCAAACCTTACGGCGGCATGCGCTGGCGCATGCAGTATCAATTCGACCAGGATGATACCGATGTTGTCCTGAACGACCTGCGCTTCGCTTCCGCGGAACGCGGCATCGCCGTGGGCGGCATGGTGCGCAAGGGCAGGGATGAGAACTTTGCACTGGTCACCCGGGACGGAGGCCTGCACTGGACACAGGTCAAAATGAAGGACCTGCCCTACTCGCTGTTCCTTCTGGACGAGTCCAGGTACTTTTGCGTCTGCCAGGGTTCGCTCTGGTATTCAAACGAGAGCGGAGTCAGTTGGGAGAAGCGCAAGCTGCCCAAGGCCAAGAAGGGCTCCGAGGTGGCGCGGGTCCACTTTATTGACGATAAAAATGGCTGGGCCTTTGGGGCGGGGTTGGCCGTTTACCGTACTGTTGACGGAGGAATGAGCTGGACGGAAGTGCCCGAGGCGAACGAACTGAAGCTCAAGCCGGAGAATACGGAATGGGCCTGGATGAACTGGATCGGGCCGAAGACCGGAATCCTGGTGGGCACATCTTCGGCGCCTCCGCCGGAAGGCTCCCGGCTGCCGGATTGGATGATTCCGGAGCGCGCCATGCGCAGGCGGGCGATTCCCGGCTCCACGATTGTGTTGGAGACCCGGGACAGCGGCGCGACCTGGAAGGGGTCGATGGTGTCGTCCTTCGGCCATGTGGTGCGGATGCGGGGCGGCCTTCAGGCTATGACGCTCTTTCAATACGGCGAGAGCATGGACTTCTCCTCCGAAGTCTATGTGGTGAATCTGCGTGGCGGCTCAAACCGGCCGTACTTCCGGCGCAAGGATGTTTTCGTCTATGATGCGGTGCCGTTGGCACAGGGCGGCTCCCTGGTGGCCGCCATCGAAACCCGCGGCCGCATGCGCACCAGCCCGATCCCCGGCAAGTTGCGCATCTTCCAGGATACGGGTTCGGAATGGCGCGAGATGCGTGTAGACTACCACGCGTCTGGAGTCCGCGCGGTGCTGGCCTATGTCGACGACAATCACATTTGGGCCGCTACCAGCGAGGGGGTGATTCTGAAGCTCGGCTAG
- a CDS encoding sugar phosphate isomerase/epimerase family protein, with product MSLSRRSLLSASAAALAAAPAHVAAQSKTQRRIQLAVSTYSYWHFNPTKYPIEDVIEDAARLGFDGVEILHRQMTDESPAYINGLKKRAFTLGLSMPMLSIHQDFVSPAADERAKMIDHTVRCLELAARMGIPCVRLNSGRWKTIPDFNDLMKVKGDEPPLPGYKLEDAIGWCVSSIEKCLPTCEKLGVMLALENHWGLTTSLDNLLNIHQKVNSPWLGINMDTGNYPGDAYAGIERLAPHATIVQAKTYYGGGEWYTLDLDYKRIAGILRKANYNGWVSLEMEGKETPKTAVAKSYEVLRQAFS from the coding sequence ATGTCACTGTCTCGCCGAAGCCTGCTCAGCGCCAGCGCCGCTGCCCTGGCTGCCGCTCCAGCGCACGTCGCCGCTCAGTCCAAAACGCAGCGCCGCATCCAGCTCGCTGTCTCCACTTATTCCTACTGGCACTTCAACCCCACGAAGTACCCGATCGAAGATGTGATCGAAGACGCTGCCCGGCTGGGCTTCGATGGCGTCGAGATCCTGCATCGCCAGATGACCGACGAGTCCCCCGCCTACATCAACGGTCTTAAGAAGCGCGCCTTCACGTTGGGTTTGAGCATGCCCATGCTCTCCATCCACCAGGACTTCGTTTCGCCGGCCGCCGACGAACGCGCGAAGATGATCGACCACACGGTCCGTTGCCTGGAACTCGCCGCCCGCATGGGCATCCCCTGCGTACGGCTGAATTCGGGGCGGTGGAAGACGATTCCGGATTTTAATGACCTGATGAAGGTGAAAGGCGACGAACCGCCACTGCCCGGCTACAAACTGGAGGACGCCATCGGCTGGTGCGTGTCGTCGATTGAGAAGTGCCTGCCAACCTGCGAGAAGCTGGGTGTCATGCTCGCCCTGGAGAATCATTGGGGCCTGACCACCAGCCTGGACAACCTGCTGAACATCCACCAGAAGGTGAACTCACCCTGGCTCGGCATCAACATGGATACGGGCAACTATCCGGGTGATGCGTACGCGGGCATTGAGCGGCTGGCTCCGCACGCGACCATCGTTCAAGCCAAGACTTACTATGGCGGCGGCGAGTGGTACACGCTCGACCTCGACTACAAACGCATTGCCGGCATTCTGCGCAAGGCCAACTACAACGGTTGGGTGAGCCTGGAGATGGAAGGCAAGGAAACTCCGAAGACAGCGGTAGCCAAGAGCTACGAAGTGCTGCGCCAAGCGTTTTCCTAA
- a CDS encoding methylmalonyl-CoA carboxytransferase subunit 5S codes for MPKTIEVTELILRDAHQSLMATRMAMEDMVPACEDIDKAGYWSVECWGGATFDSCIRFLNEDPWDRLRKFRKLLPNSRLQMLLRGQNLLGYRHYEDEVVDRFVDKAAENGMDVFRVFDALNDIRNVRQAIKAVKKAGKHAQGTICYTVSPLHTVTGYVEMAEQLVDLGCDSICIKDMAALLKPQPAYDIVKAIKEACGEELRIHVHVHATTGVTMVSLMKAIEAGADCVDTAISSLSLGPGHNPTESLVEMLEGTPYVTKLDKSRLLKVKEYFAGIRPRYKEYLSNITGVETEIFDSQIPGGMISNMESQLKQQGAADRLKEVLCEVPRVRKDAGYPPLVTPSSQIVGTQAVFNVMMGRYKVLTGEFADLMLGYYGTTLGQRDPEVINLAHKQARKNPITCRPADLLKPEWDQLRSSGLALKGCNGSDEDVLTYAMFPQVAPKFFSTRQEGPKNLGKDPSAKPAAAPAPGGNAETGKGPVMSTISYDVKLNGKTHKVTVAPSA; via the coding sequence ATGCCTAAGACGATCGAAGTGACCGAGCTCATTCTGAGGGACGCGCATCAGAGCCTGATGGCGACCCGCATGGCGATGGAGGACATGGTTCCTGCGTGCGAAGACATCGACAAGGCCGGGTACTGGTCAGTTGAGTGTTGGGGCGGGGCCACGTTTGACTCCTGCATCCGTTTTCTTAATGAAGATCCCTGGGATCGCCTCCGCAAATTCCGCAAGCTTTTACCGAATTCCCGCCTGCAAATGCTGCTGCGCGGTCAGAATCTGTTGGGTTATCGCCACTACGAAGACGAGGTGGTCGACCGCTTTGTAGACAAGGCCGCCGAGAACGGCATGGACGTCTTCCGCGTGTTTGACGCGCTGAATGACATTCGCAATGTCCGCCAGGCCATCAAGGCCGTCAAGAAGGCCGGCAAACACGCACAGGGCACCATCTGTTACACCGTGAGCCCCCTGCATACTGTCACCGGGTATGTAGAGATGGCCGAACAGTTGGTCGACCTCGGGTGCGACTCCATCTGTATCAAAGACATGGCCGCGCTGCTGAAGCCGCAACCGGCCTACGACATCGTCAAGGCGATCAAGGAAGCCTGCGGCGAAGAGCTGCGGATCCATGTGCATGTGCATGCAACCACGGGCGTTACGATGGTCAGCCTGATGAAGGCGATCGAAGCGGGCGCCGATTGCGTCGATACCGCCATCTCGAGCCTCAGCCTGGGACCGGGCCACAACCCTACCGAGAGCTTGGTGGAGATGCTGGAAGGCACTCCGTACGTCACGAAACTGGATAAGAGCCGCCTGTTGAAGGTGAAGGAGTACTTCGCCGGCATCCGGCCGCGCTACAAAGAGTACTTGTCCAACATCACGGGCGTCGAAACCGAAATCTTTGACAGCCAGATCCCGGGCGGCATGATCTCCAACATGGAGAGCCAGTTGAAGCAGCAGGGTGCGGCGGACCGCCTGAAGGAAGTGCTGTGCGAGGTCCCGCGGGTCCGCAAGGACGCCGGCTATCCCCCGCTGGTCACGCCTTCCAGCCAAATCGTTGGAACGCAAGCTGTTTTCAACGTCATGATGGGCCGCTACAAGGTTCTGACGGGCGAGTTTGCTGACCTGATGCTGGGCTACTACGGCACCACGCTGGGACAGCGCGACCCCGAAGTCATCAACCTGGCCCACAAACAGGCCAGGAAGAATCCCATCACCTGCCGGCCGGCCGACCTGCTGAAGCCGGAATGGGACCAGCTCCGCTCCTCGGGTCTCGCGTTGAAGGGCTGCAACGGCTCCGATGAAGATGTCCTGACCTACGCCATGTTCCCCCAAGTGGCGCCTAAGTTCTTTTCCACCAGACAGGAGGGTCCGAAGAACCTCGGTAAGGACCCCTCGGCCAAGCCAGCCGCCGCTCCGGCGCCCGGCGGAAACGCCGAGACCGGCAAGGGGCCGGTGATGTCCACCATCTCCTATGACGTCAAGCTGAACGGCAAGACGCACAAGGTGACGGTGGCGCCTTCCGCCTGA
- a CDS encoding acyl-CoA carboxylase subunit beta produces the protein MSIKSMDIRVEELRKKREQVMLGGGADKLEKHRASGKMTARERVDGLVDKGSFMETGLFAQHRATLFGMAGKETAADGVITGSAAIHGRLVHVASQDFTVLGGSAGELHSIKVSEAMMQSLKTGSPFVFINDSGGARVQEGIDSLSGYGKVFYTNVMLSGAVPQISLICGPCAGGAAYSPALTDFIIQTRKAQMFITGPQVIKQVTGETVTADDLGGPDAHMAKSGVIHFIAEDDKDALLLCQKLLSFLPSNNLEDPPEIPGEYSCEPNPELADIVPVDGKKGYDIRDVILRIIDNGDFLEVQAGHAPNIVIGFARICGRSIGIIANQPAVQAGVLDIDASSKGARFIRFCNAFNIPLVTLVDVPGFLPGVQQEYGGIIRHGAKMLFAYSAATVPKITVILRKAYGGAYLAMCCKDLGADRSYAWPTAEIAVMGAEGAAEIVFRKEISEATDKAAKRKEMIDQYREAFSNPFVAAGRRLVDDIIEPADTRKVIAQALEYLHTKRELRPGKKHGLMPL, from the coding sequence ATGTCGATTAAATCGATGGATATTCGGGTTGAAGAACTTCGCAAGAAACGCGAGCAGGTGATGCTTGGCGGCGGCGCGGACAAGCTGGAAAAGCACCGTGCCAGTGGCAAAATGACGGCGCGGGAACGGGTGGACGGGCTGGTGGACAAGGGTTCGTTCATGGAGACCGGCCTGTTTGCGCAGCACCGTGCGACGCTGTTCGGAATGGCCGGAAAAGAGACGGCGGCCGACGGTGTGATCACTGGTTCGGCGGCGATCCATGGGCGGCTGGTTCACGTGGCCAGCCAGGACTTCACGGTCCTGGGCGGCTCGGCCGGCGAACTGCACTCGATCAAAGTGTCGGAAGCGATGATGCAGTCGCTGAAGACCGGCTCCCCCTTCGTTTTCATCAACGACTCAGGCGGAGCGCGTGTGCAGGAAGGGATCGACTCGCTCTCCGGCTACGGTAAGGTTTTTTATACCAACGTGATGCTGAGCGGCGCGGTGCCCCAGATCTCTCTCATCTGCGGACCCTGCGCCGGCGGCGCGGCCTACTCCCCGGCGCTGACCGACTTCATCATCCAGACACGCAAGGCGCAGATGTTCATCACCGGTCCGCAGGTCATCAAACAGGTGACCGGCGAGACGGTGACGGCCGACGACCTGGGTGGACCCGACGCGCACATGGCGAAGTCGGGCGTGATTCACTTCATCGCCGAAGACGACAAAGACGCGCTGCTGCTGTGCCAGAAGCTGCTCAGCTTCCTGCCGTCGAACAACCTGGAAGATCCGCCCGAGATCCCGGGTGAGTATAGCTGCGAGCCGAATCCGGAACTGGCCGACATCGTGCCGGTGGACGGCAAGAAGGGCTACGACATCCGCGACGTGATCCTGCGGATCATCGACAACGGCGACTTCCTGGAAGTCCAGGCCGGCCACGCGCCGAATATCGTCATCGGCTTCGCCCGCATCTGCGGCCGCAGCATCGGCATCATTGCGAACCAGCCCGCGGTGCAGGCCGGTGTACTCGACATCGATGCCAGCAGCAAGGGTGCGCGCTTCATCCGCTTCTGCAACGCCTTCAACATCCCGTTGGTGACCCTGGTGGACGTGCCCGGCTTCCTGCCCGGCGTGCAGCAGGAATACGGCGGCATCATCCGCCACGGCGCCAAGATGTTGTTCGCTTACTCCGCCGCGACGGTGCCCAAGATCACCGTCATCCTGCGCAAAGCCTACGGCGGTGCCTATCTCGCCATGTGCTGCAAGGACCTGGGCGCGGACCGCAGCTATGCCTGGCCCACCGCCGAGATCGCCGTCATGGGCGCTGAAGGCGCGGCCGAGATCGTCTTCCGCAAAGAGATCAGCGAAGCCACCGATAAGGCGGCCAAGCGCAAGGAGATGATCGATCAGTACCGCGAAGCATTCTCCAATCCGTTCGTCGCCGCCGGCCGCCGGCTGGTCGACGACATCATCGAGCCGGCCGACACCCGCAAGGTGATCGCGCAGGCGCTGGAATACCTGCACACGAAGCGCGAACTCAGGCCTGGCAAGAAGCACGGTCTGATGCCGCTGTAG